The sequence GGAAATCATTGGATTGCGATCGCTGACCCAGCCGTTACTGCTTTTTTGCAAGGGGTGACTTTGATTGTTGCCACTTGGTTGAGTGTGATTCTTACCCAAAAAATTGCCAAGCAACCCATTTGGTGTCTGCTCCCCCAACACCTCGCCACCTTTGCCCTGGGGACTTTTTTCTGGAAGATTATTGTCGGCTGGTGAGTCTCTCCGATAAAACCTGTTGATAGAATCCCCAGTGAAGGTTTCTGGGGTATATTTATACCCACTGAACAGGATCGACGCAATAGTAGTGTTTTAGCAATTCGTAAAGAGGCTGATGTTTCAGATGCAACTGCCGGGGTTTCTCAAAAAAATGTCTCAGTAGTCACAGCAAAAAACTCCGCAGGATTGATGGCCCCATAAGCATCTATGAGTGTCTTCACACCCCGTTCCACATCATCACAGTGGCTTAGATACGCTTCCGTCATCACCTGTTTCCACAGCGTATAATCTAGATTTTTCGGCAAAATTGGTACGCCCTGCACTCTGCCCTCCTCCTGATCCAGCTGGTGGACGAACTCATGGATGACGACATTATGACCATCTTTCCAGTTACGGATATCTTGCTGCACTTGTTGCCAAGAAAGGATCAGTTGGTCTTTTGCCCAGGATTCCCCCAATCTCGCCGTGCGCTTTTGCTCCACAATTCTATTCTCATCGATCGCGGTTTCTGTGACAACATATGTACTGGGATATACTAAAATCGATCGCAGTTTAGAAAAGTACTTTCCCTGATTATTGAGTAACAACAAACAGGCGATCGCTGCGATCGTTACCTTCATTTCTTCTGTTATTTTTAAGCCCAAACAGCCAAGAAATTGTTTTTCTCGCAGGAAAACCTGAATGTGCTCTTGAAGTTGTCGTTTCTGAGTAGGTGATAGATAAGAATAAATCGTAAGATTGCGCTCAATCATCAGCTGCCAAGGCGGAGGGAAAGGCCGCGTTTTTTAAGCACGATCTCCTGAATTTCACAATCAATGGCTCGGCTAAAATTCCGATGACGATTGCACCCAGAACCACCAGGAAAATAATTGCTTTAACCACAACAGCTCTGCGGAGTAACGAGATCAGGATAGGCTAGATGATGCTATGAAGCACAGATCAAATATGGATCTCTACCCTCTCTGAGGGTTAACGTCAGTGCTTCAATGGTTAATGAGGCTGAAAGCTCGATCTTAACTGTTTGATCCAGACCTGCCCCTGGAACCAGAGTGCCCGCTGCAAATCTCCCTGACGACAATAGGCTTCCCCTAGGGCACTGAGGAGCTGCCCATCTTTGGGTTGTGCCAGTCGGCGTTGTTCACAGACTTGAATCAGTTGCTGGCGTAGACCTTGAGACCAGGGTTCGAGCCAGTTGCGATCGACTCGAGCAAATCGCTGCACAAACGCTTGCCTCACTGACTGCACCGAGGGTTGTCCCCACCAAACCCATGGATCTGAAGCAATCTTAGTCAGGTGTGCAGCAGCAGCTTGGGGGGAATCCCAAAGAATGCCCACCCGGCGTAACTCAGCAAACTCAGGCTCAGCGGCTAGCGGCGCTTCCCAGCGATTCCGATCCCAAAACATGACACTGGGAATGTTAGCGGCCAGGGCTTCCAGATAGGTACTGGAGGGATGATCGACGACCAAAATTCGGCAACAATTCAACCGCTGGCGAAAGGGATAGGTGGAGGCATCATCTAGCTGCACCTCGGGGAAATGATCGGCAATCCGTTGGGAAACGGCATGTCCATGTTCAACCGGATACGATCGCCACAATAGGTGAGATCGCACCGACTCGGGGAGTGCGGCTAAAAATTGCTGTTGCCTATCTAAATAGCCCTCCATTTGACTTCCCACAGGACAGGAATGGAAGCGGTACAAATAACGGGAATGGGAGGTGGCGGCAAACAAAATCTGCCCATCTGACTCTGATCGGGGCGGTGGTGCGGTGAGGCTCAGCAAACCAGACGTGAACAGACTCGGCAAATTTAGATAACCAGGAGCCGCTGGATCTGCCCAACCACAGGCAATCAGAGTATCGGCAAATTGGCGATCGTACCAATCAAAGGAGGACAAGCGCATAAAGCCCCAACCACCGCCATGATCGCCGGAGATGAGCCGACAGCCCCGATCTGCCGCCGCCGCTGCCAGAAACTTAAACGCCTCGTCACTATACCAATTAGTCACGGAAATCATCACGGCTGGTAAGGTACCGTAATGTTTGAGTACCTGCGATCGCGCCGGAGCCAAGCCTTCGAGATAGAGCCTGGGGAAATTTTGTGCCAAGGATTGCAGGAACAGGCGCTCAAATTCATCGGTGGCCGGGAGAGCGGCGAAGCCCTGTCGAGGGGGAGTCCAAATTGGTAGGTGAGGGGGAAGATCGAGCGTAAAAGACTCAAAGGCACGGGCTTGAGACCCGAGACGTTGGATTAGCTGTTGTTTCATGGACTGCGAACAGCCGAGATCCCCCACCAGCAGATAGGGTTGACCACCGACATCAGGGGCAGCCACCGTTGAACCCAGAGGTTGAAAATCCCGAAGCTCTGGGGACGATCGCAGCGGCAGGGACTGCATCGGGAATTGATATCCCAAGCCGATCAAGATCTGGGAAAAAAGTTGCAAGTTATAGCGATCGCCCAGATACAGATCGATGAAGTCTGCGGTATCTTTGGGGGTCTGAAAACAGGCCGGATCTAACAGGATCGTCTCTAGATCGGGATCAGCCGCCAACGCCTGTTTGAGCAGGATATAGCGATCGTAAAAGGCGTGCAGATAGCGACCCAGCCAGTAACCCATCAGCAGCTGCCACGATCTCGTACCATAGCCCAGATCATGCACCGAATTTAAATAGTCCCCCAGAATCGGTAAGATCCGCTGCTGGCACTGGGCTAAATAGTCCGCCGCCGTATAAAATACCGAGCGATCGCTCCAGGGATCGGGGAGCACTTGATAACGCAAGGATTGCCATTGCTGACGGCGGGCGTATAAAAGACACCAACGCCCTAAAAATAGAATCTCTGACTCCGTTTCCCAAAAATCATCGAGGGCTGTTGTTGCTAGGAACAAATTTCTCTCGCTACTCCCACAAAAAAGTTAGGGTGAATCACTCAAGGCTGAGATTACAATTCCTCAGAGGTTGATAAAACAGCCAGGAAAAAACCAGTGAGGTGGTGTTTTTGCAGCACGGCTTGTAAGTCTGCTCGCAGTTGGGCATGATCGAGCAATTTTACCAGAACCGCTGCAATCGCAGGCTCCGATGGCTCTGTAGTTTGTTTCAGGAGGTGATGGTAGATAATATCCAGATCTAATTGGCCGATGGATCGAAACTCCCGTAACCTCAAACCACAGCGATCGCTGAGAGCTTGTATTCCTTGATCCGAGATAAAATTTTGCACATGGGGCGGAAACGCATTCGGCATCTCCTGTTGCAGTAACAACGAATCAATCCCAGAAGCGCCCGATGAACAGAGCACTAAAACTCCGTCTGGCTTCAGGAACTGTTTTAAGTTTTGGATAAACTCAGCAGGGTCAAAGGGATGTTCCAGTACTCCATTACAAAAAATCACATCGTAAATCGGCTCAATCACCCCCGTAAACTCCGTCTCCATGCCCACATAGACGTGTCTGAGACCAAGATTGCGGAGGCGCTCTGCCGCTGCTGCAGAGGGTTCAATGGCATCAAAGGCTAGGACATCTCCACTCTGGAGGGCAACCGTTGCAAACAGACCCACCGACGCTCCAATCTCCAGCACATTGGGAATTGGTAATGGCAGTTGTAAGTTCTGGAGTACTTGTTTAATCAGCTGCCAGCGTGGTTCAAAAATAGTTTTAATGCGGGTTTCGGCAACGGCATCATAAAATGCCTGGGCACGAAACTTCATTGAGGTGGCCTGTTGGAAAAAAATAGGCGAGGGCTTCCCGAGAGAGCCGGGGTGAAATGAAGAGAGAGTCGCAACCATCACAGCGATTAAAGGTATACCTTAGCTTTTCGAAGGCAATATGATAATGGGGAGAATCGCAGGCAATGCAGTTCACCGCAATTAAGGTCGGGTAGGCTTGCTGGAGATAGGCAATATCTTGCATATGTAACTTGATCTGGATTTGATCGAGTTCTTCGGGACGAACTTGTTCCAGCAATGTGTCTAGATCTGACCCACTAGACGCGAAAATGTTGGGCATAGTTATACCACTTGTAATACTCTACGACTGCATCCATGGCCTCATGCAAAGGGAATGCAGGGGCATACTCAAAATACGCCATCACATCTCGGAAATAATATTCAATCACCTGGCATTCCTCTGGGGTAATGCGATCGCGCCAGCGACCAATATTCAAGTCCGAGAGGGTATGAAACACGGTACCATCAAAGTTATTCCCTCTCCAAGAGCGACCGCAGACAGTGGGTTTTAGTAGGGAATCGTGATCCTCAATACCCAAAAACTCTGCCACCTCTGCCATGGTTTGCCGGGGCTGCTGTATCAGGTCTTCGTATTTCAGCACCAGATAAGATGCTTTGCCATAGCGTTGCTGATTATAACGGGCGAGCTCCATCCCCAGTCGGCCCCGATCAATCATGCTTTGAATTAATTGTCGGGGGTCTTCGCCCCGCTGTTGGTAATTCTTAGCCCACCCAGATTTCAGGGAACTATAGTTATCGCGAGGATCTCGAATCACATGCAGAAACCGCGCCTGGGGAAACCAGTCAAAAATATAGTTGGCGTAGATTTCACTACTGGAAGTTTTCTCAACCCAGGCGATGGGAGCTGAAGGAAGACCATAGGTTTGCCAGTAGGCAGCAATCATGGCGGTGAGTAAGGACTTGGGAGTTAGATGGCTCTGCAATGCCTGCTGACGGAAGTTCTGGTGGAGAGTTTCAAAGGGAAAGTCCAGCGGGGGTTGATCGGGGTTCTCGTGATTGACCTTCTCGACTTCTTCCCGGAGATTGCCATAGCAGAAATCAATAATGCGATTGAGTTTTTGATCAACGGTGTAGGCATCGGTATCGTAGGGGGGAAAATAGCCATAGAAAAAGCCACTATCTGCGGGAAAGGTACAGAGTTGGGGATGCCCTTCTAAGAGATTTAAAAACGCAGTAGTCCCACTGCGACGGTGTCCCGCAATCAAGACAGGATGGTCGAGAAAATCGATCTCGGTCATGATGGGGTTTGCCACTCAATTAAGCCTTTATCGTGGAGCTTATTGAGAAAATCTAACACCACCCAGAAATCAAGATCGACCTTCTCGGCAATGTCAAAGACGGACAACTCCCCCTCCATTAACAGCATGATCTTCTCAATGCGATCGAGGAGTTTACGGTTCTCATCACTCTCTCGCCATTCCACCCAGAGACCATAGCGAGAGAGGAAAATTGGCCCCTTGTATTGTCGGATTGGGGTGCGGTCAGCATCTAAGATTTTGAAAATTTCTAGAATGAGATCCCGTGCTGACTCTAGCTGCACCTCGGAAATAATATCGGGGCAGTCCTCGTTGGTGTGGTACTGGGGGTAGGGCCAGCGACTGAGGGAAATAGTAGGAACGTTTACCCCTGGACCATTCAAGCTAATTTCGTCGTTGCAGAGAACTTCTCGAAATTCCCCGGTGCGATAGGTGGGTTGCGATCGCTTCAAGACGTATTCAGCCACCCGGTCGATCGGGGAGTGCCCCTGGGCCGATCGCTGCATGACAAAATCATTCTCGTGTCCCAGCATCTCAGCAAACAGCCCATATTTCATCAGGGGAATCAGATGCTCATGGTGGCTGAGATAGGCAATGGAACCAATGGTTTCAGGGAGGAATAAAAACTTATAGGTATAGTGATGATCCATCTGTGCCAATTGCTTGGCAATGTCCACCGCCACCACGAGGCCAGAAATCGAATCATTCACCTGGTAGGGATGGCAGATATTGGTGATGAAGACAATCATCTCCTGACTGCGGCCTGGAACGGTGAGGTCGCCAATTTTAAGGGTATCGGGGACAAACTCCGCATCAATTTTGACGAAGAAGCGATCGCCCTTGAGGGCATCCAGACGCTGCTTCTGCAGACAAAACCCCCAATCCCGCTGGTAGTAGTTGACCACCCAGGGAATCGCATGGGGACGCTCGGGTAACCGATAGCCCATGTCAGCTAGATAGGATGCGGCCACATGCAGGTGGGGCAGGAGTTCTTCCCGGGAAACCCACTGCTCCATCCGGGGGGAGTAACTGGCGACATGGAGGGGATGATCCTGCATATCCACAATCCGGCGATCGCCATCGGAGATATAGGCTTCACGAACCACCCACTTCTCCGGCACAATCCAAGTCCAGCATTCGGTTCCCGAAGGCACCTCAAAAATTTTCAGATCCGGCAACTCCACCTGCAAGAGCGCCATGGCTTGATCCGTTCCGTCCGACAGTGCCAGACGATTCAGCGGGTAGAGTTTTTCCAGCAGTGTTTTCATGGTGTCTTGCAGAGGCGTTTGCCGAGGAAGTCGTGACCGTGCCTAGGTGAACTTAACATGATTCCAGGGCACCCATGACCTTCTCAATGGCAATCAGAATATCATTCATGTCCCCTGGGGTGTGGGGGAGGCGAATATGCTCATTCAAGACCATTTGCTCAAAATGCAGAATTTCGGCATTTGGACAGGCTCCCAAATAGTAGTTGGTTTGAATTCCCTGATTTTCCGGGGCGGTAAAGGGATAGCCGTGTTTGAAGGCCTGTTTCTGTTGGTAGAGGGGTTGGAGGTAAAGCGGTTTGACATACCCCTGATAGAAACTCATGCCTTCGGCATTCAGGGCAGCCACTAGTTGCTCTCGGGGCAGTCCCAGCACTTCGGGTAGATACCGCAGGGGATAGACATAGTAGGTGGCGAGACTAGCGTCTGGACGATCCCAGGTGTTGGTCGGTTGGCCATCACTGCCCGTCAGCGGTTGCAGGCAGTCATAGTGAGCCAGGGCTTCATTGAGTTGGGCCACGTAGTCAAGACGGATCTGGTTCAGGTGGTCGAGTTTTTTCAGTTGTTCAATGGCGATCGCGGCTTGAATTTCAGTTAAACGAAAATTAAACCCGATCAGATTGGTGATATTTTCGTACCCCGCTGGGCCAACCACCGCTTCCCCATGGTTGCGAATCAGGGCTAACCGATAGCGTAAATCCGGATCATTCGTGGTACAAACCGCCCCTTCTCCCGTTTGAATCGTCTTGTTGACATTCAAACTAAAAATGCCAATATCCCCCAAGGTACCCACGTACCTTCCTTTGTACTTGGCACCATGGGCTTGGGCACAGTCTTCAATCACCTTGAGGTTGTGTTGGCGGG comes from Neosynechococcus sphagnicola sy1 and encodes:
- a CDS encoding LIC12162 family transferase; amino-acid sequence: MFLATTALDDFWETESEILFLGRWCLLYARRQQWQSLRYQVLPDPWSDRSVFYTAADYLAQCQQRILPILGDYLNSVHDLGYGTRSWQLLMGYWLGRYLHAFYDRYILLKQALAADPDLETILLDPACFQTPKDTADFIDLYLGDRYNLQLFSQILIGLGYQFPMQSLPLRSSPELRDFQPLGSTVAAPDVGGQPYLLVGDLGCSQSMKQQLIQRLGSQARAFESFTLDLPPHLPIWTPPRQGFAALPATDEFERLFLQSLAQNFPRLYLEGLAPARSQVLKHYGTLPAVMISVTNWYSDEAFKFLAAAAADRGCRLISGDHGGGWGFMRLSSFDWYDRQFADTLIACGWADPAAPGYLNLPSLFTSGLLSLTAPPPRSESDGQILFAATSHSRYLYRFHSCPVGSQMEGYLDRQQQFLAALPESVRSHLLWRSYPVEHGHAVSQRIADHFPEVQLDDASTYPFRQRLNCCRILVVDHPSSTYLEALAANIPSVMFWDRNRWEAPLAAEPEFAELRRVGILWDSPQAAAAHLTKIASDPWVWWGQPSVQSVRQAFVQRFARVDRNWLEPWSQGLRQQLIQVCEQRRLAQPKDGQLLSALGEAYCRQGDLQRALWFQGQVWIKQLRSSFQPH
- a CDS encoding class I SAM-dependent methyltransferase, which gives rise to MKFRAQAFYDAVAETRIKTIFEPRWQLIKQVLQNLQLPLPIPNVLEIGASVGLFATVALQSGDVLAFDAIEPSAAAAERLRNLGLRHVYVGMETEFTGVIEPIYDVIFCNGVLEHPFDPAEFIQNLKQFLKPDGVLVLCSSGASGIDSLLLQQEMPNAFPPHVQNFISDQGIQALSDRCGLRLREFRSIGQLDLDIIYHHLLKQTTEPSEPAIAAVLVKLLDHAQLRADLQAVLQKHHLTGFFLAVLSTSEEL
- a CDS encoding sulfotransferase: MTEIDFLDHPVLIAGHRRSGTTAFLNLLEGHPQLCTFPADSGFFYGYFPPYDTDAYTVDQKLNRIIDFCYGNLREEVEKVNHENPDQPPLDFPFETLHQNFRQQALQSHLTPKSLLTAMIAAYWQTYGLPSAPIAWVEKTSSSEIYANYIFDWFPQARFLHVIRDPRDNYSSLKSGWAKNYQQRGEDPRQLIQSMIDRGRLGMELARYNQQRYGKASYLVLKYEDLIQQPRQTMAEVAEFLGIEDHDSLLKPTVCGRSWRGNNFDGTVFHTLSDLNIGRWRDRITPEECQVIEYYFRDVMAYFEYAPAFPLHEAMDAVVEYYKWYNYAQHFRV
- a CDS encoding DUF4910 domain-containing protein, giving the protein MKTLLEKLYPLNRLALSDGTDQAMALLQVELPDLKIFEVPSGTECWTWIVPEKWVVREAYISDGDRRIVDMQDHPLHVASYSPRMEQWVSREELLPHLHVAASYLADMGYRLPERPHAIPWVVNYYQRDWGFCLQKQRLDALKGDRFFVKIDAEFVPDTLKIGDLTVPGRSQEMIVFITNICHPYQVNDSISGLVVAVDIAKQLAQMDHHYTYKFLFLPETIGSIAYLSHHEHLIPLMKYGLFAEMLGHENDFVMQRSAQGHSPIDRVAEYVLKRSQPTYRTGEFREVLCNDEISLNGPGVNVPTISLSRWPYPQYHTNEDCPDIISEVQLESARDLILEIFKILDADRTPIRQYKGPIFLSRYGLWVEWRESDENRKLLDRIEKIMLLMEGELSVFDIAEKVDLDFWVVLDFLNKLHDKGLIEWQTPS
- a CDS encoding DegT/DnrJ/EryC1/StrS family aminotransferase, which produces MCAVLDSGYLSLFEGSHTPSPPFSFWGGPWVQRLEADWCEYYGAAYAVSMNSATSGLYAAIAALGLGYGDEVIVSPYTMSACAACTLLYGAIPIFADVQLTTGCLDPQSIAAHVTDRTKAILVVHQFGIPADMDAILAIARQHNLKVIEDCAQAHGAKYKGRYVGTLGDIGIFSLNVNKTIQTGEGAVCTTNDPDLRYRLALIRNHGEAVVGPAGYENITNLIGFNFRLTEIQAAIAIEQLKKLDHLNQIRLDYVAQLNEALAHYDCLQPLTGSDGQPTNTWDRPDASLATYYVYPLRYLPEVLGLPREQLVAALNAEGMSFYQGYVKPLYLQPLYQQKQAFKHGYPFTAPENQGIQTNYYLGACPNAEILHFEQMVLNEHIRLPHTPGDMNDILIAIEKVMGALESC